From the genome of Halomonas sp. I5-271120, one region includes:
- a CDS encoding glyceraldehyde-3-phosphate dehydrogenase, whose amino-acid sequence MSQQMLDTVFEEWQNNEALAEEMIPLLGKLYRQYNIVTSLFGRSLINQSVIRILKDHRFVKKVEGTELSVRDTFPLVKAMTELNLGPAHVDIGKLAVAFKHSEIDDVTAFLEQELAEIVGAHCKVKGNGEPKDVVLYGFGRIGRILARILVEKAGGGNLLRLRAIVVRGRGDLAKDLEKRASLLRRDSVHGPFSGTISVDHDNSAMIVNGNYIKVIYANEPSEIDYTTYGIDNAIVVDNTGMWRDEEGLGQHLACKGVSKALLTAPGKGDVKNVVYGINHTDIAREDRIVSAASCTTNAIVPVLKALNDKFGIEHGHVETVHSYTNDQNLIDNYHKGDRRGRSAPLNMVLTETGAAKAVAKALPELTGKLTGNAIRVPTPNVSMAILNLNLHQETDAQALNDYLRRMAIHSPMQKQIDFVDSTEVVSSDFVGNRHAGIVDAKATIADGKNAVVYVWYDNEFGYSCQVVRILQHMSNVSFLAFPMNRD is encoded by the coding sequence GTGAGTCAGCAGATGCTCGATACCGTCTTTGAGGAATGGCAGAACAACGAAGCCCTGGCCGAGGAAATGATTCCGCTGCTGGGCAAGCTGTATCGTCAGTACAACATCGTTACTTCGCTGTTCGGCCGTTCGCTGATCAACCAGTCGGTGATTCGCATCCTCAAGGACCATCGCTTCGTCAAGAAGGTCGAGGGTACCGAGCTTTCCGTGCGGGATACCTTCCCGCTGGTCAAGGCGATGACCGAGCTGAACCTGGGGCCGGCCCACGTTGATATCGGCAAGTTGGCCGTGGCCTTCAAGCATAGCGAGATTGATGATGTCACTGCTTTTCTCGAGCAGGAGCTTGCCGAGATCGTCGGCGCTCACTGTAAGGTGAAGGGCAATGGCGAGCCCAAGGACGTGGTGCTGTACGGCTTCGGTCGCATCGGCCGCATCCTGGCACGCATCCTGGTCGAGAAGGCCGGCGGCGGTAACCTGCTGAGGCTGCGGGCCATCGTGGTACGGGGTCGGGGTGATCTGGCCAAGGATCTGGAGAAACGCGCCAGTCTGCTGCGCCGTGACTCCGTGCACGGGCCTTTCTCCGGCACCATCAGCGTCGATCACGACAACAGCGCCATGATCGTCAATGGCAACTACATCAAGGTGATTTACGCCAACGAGCCCAGCGAAATCGATTACACCACCTACGGCATCGACAATGCCATCGTGGTGGATAACACCGGCATGTGGCGCGACGAAGAAGGCCTGGGGCAGCACCTGGCCTGCAAGGGTGTGTCCAAGGCGCTGCTGACCGCGCCGGGCAAGGGTGATGTCAAGAACGTGGTATATGGCATCAACCATACCGATATCGCGCGTGAAGATCGCATCGTGTCTGCGGCGTCCTGTACCACCAACGCCATCGTGCCGGTGCTCAAGGCGCTCAATGACAAGTTTGGCATCGAGCATGGCCATGTCGAGACGGTGCACTCCTACACCAACGATCAGAACCTGATCGACAATTATCACAAGGGTGATCGTCGCGGCCGCAGTGCACCGCTCAACATGGTGCTTACCGAGACCGGTGCCGCCAAGGCCGTGGCCAAGGCGCTGCCGGAGCTGACGGGCAAGCTGACCGGCAATGCCATTCGTGTTCCGACCCCCAACGTCTCGATGGCGATTCTCAATCTGAATCTTCATCAGGAAACCGACGCTCAGGCACTCAACGATTACCTGCGGCGCATGGCGATTCACTCGCCGATGCAGAAGCAGATCGACTTCGTTGACTCCACGGAAGTGGTCTCGTCCGACTTCGTGGGCAATCGTCACGCCGGTATCGTCGACGCCAAGGCCACCATCGCCGATGGCAAGAATGCCGTGGTCTACGTGTGGTACGACAACGAGTTCGGCTACAGCTGCCAGGTGGTGCGCATTCTGCAGCACATGTCCAACGTCAGCTTCCTGGCTTTTCCGATGAACCGGGATTAA
- the mfd gene encoding transcription-repair coupling factor, translating to MPHFSPLDPPRPQGVRDTLYWQAPQGSASPLALARLADDAPLMIITADTASAQRLEDDLRFFANVPIMPFPDWETLPYDSFSPHQDIVSLRLRTLRSLQQASEGIVIVPINTLMQRLPPTEYIAGQVLTLKVGMTIDREAFRDTLSRAGYRAVETVYEPGEYALRGALIDLFPMGSDAPLRLDLFDNELDTLRHFNPDTQRSEDKVESVELLPAHEYPLTRSAIACFREGFETLFDVDPRQCPLYNDALKAIPSPGLEQYLPLFFEETATLFDHMVEGARVALLPEVFEAAEHHWASIESRYENLGVDPTRPLLPPHRAFVPVAEVFAAIKQSPRVQLVSEEHPHARLSNTSPPPSVTVNARAQQPLAALSRYLEAEPKTRTLFVAESRGRREALEETLAPLGLRLPHVDGWEDFLATDHQLAITEGALDAGLAIDEPGLAIITETELYGEVVRQSRRREKATDDSELAIRHLSELHPGSPVVHHAHGVGRYLGLETIEAGGQAAEFVALEYADGARLYVPVDSLHLISRYAGASDELAPLHKLGSDQWEKARKKAAEKVRDTAAELLDVYARREAREGFACDLPEAEYARFAASFPFEETPDQRAAIEAVIGDMTAPRPMDRVVCGDVGFGKTEVAMRAAFLAVNAGRQVVVLVPTTLLAQQHYDNFRDRFADTAVQIELISRFTGGKSQDKTLERIQDGRADIVIGTHKLLSKSMKLPKMGLLVIDEEHRFGVSQKERLKSLRAEVDILTLTATPIPRTLNMAMSGMRDLSIIATPPAKRLSVKTFVQQRNEPVIKEAILREILRGGQVYVLHNEVKTIETTAEQVRELVPEARVGVAHGQLPERSLERVMSDFYHKRFNVLVCSTIIETGIDVPSANTIVIERADKFGLAQLHQLRGRVGRSHHQAYAYLLTPPPRNMTKDAIKRLEAISEAEDLGAGFTLASHDMEIRGAGELLGDEQSGQIETIGYSLYMQMLDRAVKAIRAGKTPNIEAPLDDGVEIKLNLPALIPDDYLHDVQQRLVMYKRIASAESAAELKELQVELIDRFGLLPAPLKTLLRQTRLRHRAEQLGITRLEAGEQRGRVVFGSGTAVDPMTLVTLIQKDPVHYRLDGADTLRFEADMANEEARFQAVEGLLERLNRKTEAA from the coding sequence ATGCCGCATTTTTCACCGCTCGACCCGCCTCGCCCTCAAGGAGTGCGCGATACGCTCTATTGGCAGGCCCCGCAAGGCAGCGCCTCACCGCTTGCCCTGGCGCGGCTGGCCGATGATGCGCCCTTGATGATCATCACCGCCGACACCGCCAGTGCCCAGCGACTGGAAGACGATCTGCGCTTCTTCGCCAACGTGCCGATCATGCCGTTCCCCGACTGGGAGACCCTGCCCTACGACAGTTTCTCACCCCATCAGGACATCGTTTCGTTACGCCTTCGCACGCTAAGGAGTCTGCAGCAGGCCAGCGAAGGCATCGTGATCGTGCCGATCAACACCCTGATGCAGCGCCTGCCGCCCACCGAGTACATCGCCGGCCAGGTGCTGACGCTCAAGGTCGGCATGACGATTGATCGCGAGGCCTTTCGTGACACGCTTTCAAGGGCCGGCTATCGAGCGGTGGAAACCGTCTATGAGCCCGGCGAGTACGCCTTGCGCGGCGCCCTGATCGACCTTTTCCCGATGGGCAGCGATGCACCGCTGCGTCTGGACCTGTTCGACAACGAACTCGATACCCTGCGTCATTTCAACCCGGACACCCAGCGTAGCGAAGACAAGGTCGAGTCTGTCGAACTGCTGCCGGCCCACGAGTATCCGCTGACTCGCTCGGCCATTGCCTGCTTCCGAGAAGGCTTCGAGACGCTGTTCGACGTCGACCCTCGTCAGTGCCCGCTCTACAACGACGCCCTGAAGGCGATTCCTTCTCCCGGCCTCGAGCAGTACCTGCCGCTGTTTTTCGAAGAGACCGCCACCCTCTTCGATCACATGGTAGAGGGCGCGCGGGTTGCCCTGCTGCCCGAGGTCTTCGAGGCCGCCGAGCACCACTGGGCATCGATCGAGAGCCGCTACGAGAACCTGGGAGTCGACCCAACTCGGCCGCTACTCCCGCCGCACCGGGCCTTCGTGCCGGTGGCCGAGGTCTTCGCGGCCATCAAGCAATCGCCTCGTGTCCAACTGGTCAGCGAAGAACATCCACATGCGCGGCTCAGCAATACCTCGCCTCCGCCCTCGGTAACCGTCAATGCGCGTGCCCAGCAGCCGCTGGCCGCCCTGTCGCGGTATCTGGAAGCTGAACCGAAGACGCGGACGCTGTTCGTTGCCGAGTCCCGTGGCCGTCGCGAGGCACTGGAGGAGACGCTCGCCCCATTAGGGCTGCGCCTGCCCCATGTCGATGGCTGGGAGGATTTCCTCGCCACCGATCATCAGCTGGCCATCACCGAAGGCGCCCTGGATGCGGGCCTCGCCATCGACGAGCCGGGGCTTGCGATCATCACCGAGACCGAGCTCTACGGCGAGGTGGTGCGTCAGAGTCGTCGTCGCGAAAAGGCCACCGACGACAGCGAACTGGCCATCCGTCATCTCTCCGAACTCCACCCCGGTTCCCCGGTGGTCCACCACGCTCATGGTGTCGGTCGCTACCTGGGCCTGGAGACGATCGAGGCCGGTGGCCAGGCCGCGGAGTTCGTGGCGCTCGAGTACGCCGATGGCGCCCGCCTCTATGTACCGGTCGACAGCCTGCACCTGATTTCCCGCTATGCAGGCGCCAGCGATGAACTGGCCCCGCTACACAAGCTGGGCTCCGATCAGTGGGAAAAAGCCAGAAAGAAGGCCGCCGAGAAGGTCCGCGACACCGCCGCGGAGCTGCTCGACGTCTACGCTCGTCGCGAGGCGCGGGAAGGCTTCGCCTGCGACCTGCCGGAAGCCGAATATGCCCGCTTTGCCGCGAGCTTCCCCTTCGAGGAGACCCCGGATCAGCGCGCCGCCATCGAGGCGGTGATCGGCGACATGACCGCCCCGCGCCCGATGGATCGCGTGGTCTGCGGCGACGTTGGCTTCGGCAAGACCGAAGTCGCCATGCGCGCCGCCTTCCTGGCCGTCAATGCCGGCCGCCAGGTCGTGGTACTGGTGCCCACCACCCTGCTCGCCCAGCAGCACTACGACAACTTTCGCGACCGCTTCGCCGATACGGCGGTGCAAATCGAACTGATCTCCCGCTTCACCGGCGGCAAGAGCCAGGACAAGACCCTGGAGCGCATTCAGGATGGGCGCGCCGATATCGTGATCGGAACTCACAAATTGCTGTCCAAGAGCATGAAGCTTCCCAAAATGGGGTTGCTGGTCATCGACGAGGAGCATCGTTTCGGGGTATCCCAGAAGGAACGGCTGAAGAGCCTGCGCGCGGAGGTCGATATTCTGACCCTCACCGCCACGCCCATCCCGCGGACACTCAACATGGCCATGAGCGGCATGCGCGATCTGTCGATCATCGCCACTCCGCCGGCCAAGCGCCTATCGGTGAAGACCTTCGTCCAGCAGCGCAACGAGCCCGTGATCAAGGAAGCGATCCTTCGCGAGATCCTGCGCGGCGGTCAGGTCTATGTCCTGCATAACGAGGTCAAGACCATCGAGACCACCGCCGAACAGGTCCGCGAACTGGTGCCCGAGGCACGGGTCGGCGTCGCGCACGGCCAGCTGCCGGAACGCAGCCTGGAGAGGGTGATGTCGGATTTCTACCACAAGCGCTTCAATGTGCTGGTTTGCTCGACAATCATCGAGACCGGCATCGATGTTCCCAGCGCCAATACCATCGTCATCGAACGGGCCGACAAGTTCGGCCTGGCGCAGCTGCACCAGCTGCGCGGTCGGGTCGGCCGCAGTCACCATCAGGCCTACGCCTACCTGCTGACGCCGCCACCGCGTAACATGACCAAGGATGCGATCAAGCGTCTGGAAGCGATCAGCGAGGCGGAGGATCTGGGCGCAGGCTTCACGCTGGCCAGTCACGACATGGAGATCCGCGGTGCGGGCGAACTGCTCGGCGATGAACAGAGCGGCCAGATCGAGACTATCGGCTACAGCCTGTACATGCAGATGCTGGACCGGGCCGTGAAGGCCATTCGCGCCGGCAAGACACCCAATATCGAGGCGCCGCTGGACGACGGCGTGGAGATCAAGCTCAATCTGCCGGCACTGATCCCCGATGACTACCTGCATGATGTGCAGCAGCGCCTGGTGATGTATAAACGCATCGCCAGCGCCGAAAGCGCCGCCGAGCTCAAGGAGCTACAGGTCGAGCTGATCGACCGCTTCGGCTTGCTGCCCGCACCGCTCAAGACCCTGCTGCGCCAGACGCGTCTTCGTCATCGAGCAGAACAGCTAGGCATCACCCGGCTTGAAGCCGGCGAACAACGTGGACGGGTCGTCTTCGGCTCAGGAACCGCGGTCGACCCGATGACCCTGGTCACGCTGATCCAGAAGGATCCCGTTCACTATCGCCTCGACGGCGCCGACACCCTGCGCTTCGAGGCCGATATGGCCAATGAGGAGGCCCGCTTCCAGGCGGTGGAAGGCCTGCTCGAACGACTCAACCGCAAGACTGAGGCGGCTTAG
- a CDS encoding L,D-transpeptidase family protein gives MARSHHPGAAESERTAHWRLTLAGMLLALPLTLLAFDAEAADKTTASDEIATEAEWPQGHYPLPEEGDIIGETTTVVTEKSDTLLDIGRRHGIGYEEMRRANPDVNVWYPGEGTELVIPSRFILPPGPRDGVVVNVAEMRIYFFPKPKDGETPHVETYPVSVGRMDWKTPLGTTSITQMIKNPAWYPPQSIIKEHAEDGRGKLPSVVPAGPDNPLGSRKMRLNIPGYLIHGTNRPDGIGMRVTHGCIRMLPEDVEALFEKVGVGTKVRLINEPFKLGWSDGTLYVQAYPYLDEEDGTTVERITNALSQVDQAVEGLDYPVDYARLRDVVEVPGGLPVALEYTAPPEHERTPKTLYDRLELIAAETTVNVQAARALVEQS, from the coding sequence ATGGCAAGATCACACCACCCCGGCGCCGCAGAATCTGAGCGCACCGCCCACTGGCGACTGACACTGGCAGGCATGCTGCTGGCTCTACCGCTGACGCTGCTGGCGTTTGACGCCGAGGCCGCGGACAAGACCACCGCCAGCGATGAAATCGCCACCGAGGCCGAATGGCCCCAGGGCCACTATCCGCTGCCTGAAGAGGGCGACATTATCGGCGAGACCACTACGGTGGTCACCGAGAAGTCAGACACCCTGCTCGACATCGGCCGACGCCATGGCATCGGCTATGAGGAGATGCGCCGCGCCAACCCGGACGTCAACGTCTGGTACCCCGGAGAAGGCACCGAGCTGGTGATTCCCTCTCGCTTCATCCTGCCGCCCGGCCCCCGCGACGGCGTAGTGGTGAACGTTGCCGAAATGCGTATCTACTTCTTCCCGAAGCCCAAGGACGGCGAAACGCCTCATGTCGAAACCTACCCGGTTAGCGTGGGCCGGATGGACTGGAAGACGCCGCTGGGCACCACCTCGATCACCCAGATGATCAAGAATCCGGCCTGGTATCCGCCCCAGTCGATCATCAAGGAGCATGCCGAGGACGGCCGCGGCAAGCTGCCAAGCGTGGTACCAGCGGGCCCTGACAACCCGCTGGGCTCGCGCAAGATGCGCCTCAACATTCCAGGCTATCTGATCCACGGCACCAACCGTCCTGACGGTATTGGCATGCGCGTCACCCATGGCTGCATTCGCATGCTGCCGGAAGACGTGGAAGCGCTCTTCGAGAAGGTCGGCGTAGGCACCAAGGTCCGCCTGATCAACGAGCCCTTCAAGCTGGGCTGGTCTGACGGCACACTCTACGTACAGGCTTACCCGTACCTGGATGAAGAGGACGGCACTACCGTCGAGCGCATCACCAATGCGCTGTCCCAGGTAGACCAGGCGGTGGAAGGGCTCGACTACCCCGTCGACTATGCCCGTCTGCGCGACGTGGTCGAAGTGCCCGGCGGCCTGCCGGTGGCCCTTGAATACACGGCTCCCCCCGAGCATGAGCGCACTCCGAAGACGCTCTACGACCGCCTGGAGCTGATTGCGGCCGAGACGACCGTCAATGTGCAAGCGGCACGAGCCCTGGTCGAGCAAAGCTGA
- a CDS encoding Lpp/OprI family alanine-zipper lipoprotein, producing MPLPGALEEVRTTAQEAKADAAQANSTANRALNTANQAQRDAQAAMQMAQENRQAMDRMFERNMRK from the coding sequence GTGCCTCTACCGGGTGCTCTGGAAGAAGTACGTACGACTGCGCAGGAAGCCAAGGCGGATGCCGCTCAGGCCAACAGCACTGCTAACCGTGCACTGAACACTGCCAACCAAGCCCAGCGCGACGCCCAGGCTGCCATGCAGATGGCCCAGGAAAACCGTCAGGCTATGGACCGCATGTTCGAGCGCAACATGCGCAAATAA
- a CDS encoding murein L,D-transpeptidase family protein: MPRLIFLLVLILLPLSTALGAAQSPVFLNPGPHELWLLIDQSSSSLRIYRGEQMLERFAPVSVGRGGVKRLRHRGDSSTPSGVFHINRVKFDSDFHIFLGIDFPTAEHAREAWEAGMMSAREYGDFMSDLRRTGEPPQNTVLGGYIGIHGLGEADPEIHRRFNWTQGCVAVTNSQIDHLADMVTIGTRVVIR, encoded by the coding sequence ATGCCCCGATTGATTTTCCTCCTTGTTCTGATACTGCTGCCGCTCAGTACTGCCTTGGGGGCCGCGCAGAGCCCGGTGTTTCTCAATCCCGGGCCACATGAGCTGTGGCTCCTGATCGACCAGTCCTCGTCGAGTCTACGCATCTACCGCGGTGAGCAGATGCTAGAGCGATTCGCGCCGGTATCGGTGGGGCGGGGTGGCGTGAAGCGGCTTCGTCACCGGGGGGACAGCTCGACCCCGTCAGGCGTGTTTCACATCAACCGCGTCAAGTTTGACAGTGATTTTCACATTTTTCTGGGGATTGACTTTCCCACCGCAGAGCATGCCCGTGAAGCTTGGGAAGCCGGTATGATGTCGGCTCGTGAATATGGTGACTTCATGAGCGATCTTCGTCGAACGGGAGAACCCCCGCAGAATACTGTGCTGGGCGGCTATATCGGTATCCATGGTCTTGGGGAGGCGGATCCCGAGATTCATCGACGATTCAACTGGACGCAGGGCTGCGTGGCGGTCACCAATTCGCAAATTGATCACCTTGCCGACATGGTGACGATTGGCACGCGCGTAGTGATCCGCTAA
- a CDS encoding bifunctional diguanylate cyclase/phosphodiesterase gives MSQPIMPHQMIYPSNIHKQWLELSAGAQHTLRLTVLAVLVAVGWLIVYFTGGTAYAYPYLMLIPVILAAAWYQLVGALVSAFAVGLLMALMPLEVATGELQPAANWLVRLGLYLLLGGVAGGLFQRLHAARRYSRQASYIDARSGLPNYLALEEDLSIGLAERWGETLGLMVVRITDIVDLLETLGADASDELVSAIAQRLGRVVDARACIYRFNGPELMLLLRSSDHEVLEKVAQEVLSAGEENLVIQQMPMRAQLVLGYTLSTPDTQNARQLIHEARVAMFEASNQQRSYSAYVPAYRKRTMQAIWLISQVRHGLEANQFELHFQPKISLADNTVCGCEGLIRWRQEDGQLIYPGHFMPKVEKTTLITPVTRFVTEQALTMAANVPGGVSINVSARNLLDNDFIEMLRMLISKEEVPASRLEVEITESALMADIKDGSRAIRAIRDLGVGVSIDDFGTGFSSFQYLRHLPLSGLKLDRVFVMDLESDAHARKLLGCMIDMGHALGLVVTAEGVETRGQHDILVQLGCDQAQGFLYSPALAIGDYERWCDDFMHGERSALSLELESGRTL, from the coding sequence ATGTCTCAACCAATCATGCCCCACCAGATGATTTATCCATCCAACATCCATAAGCAATGGCTTGAATTGTCGGCCGGAGCGCAGCATACGCTTCGACTGACGGTCTTGGCGGTGCTGGTGGCGGTGGGATGGCTGATCGTCTATTTCACCGGCGGTACGGCCTACGCATACCCTTATCTGATGCTGATTCCGGTGATCCTGGCGGCGGCCTGGTATCAGCTCGTGGGCGCTCTGGTGAGTGCCTTTGCGGTGGGCCTGCTGATGGCTTTGATGCCTTTGGAGGTCGCTACCGGCGAGCTCCAGCCGGCCGCGAACTGGCTGGTTCGTCTTGGGCTCTACCTGTTGCTGGGTGGGGTAGCAGGCGGTTTGTTTCAGCGCTTGCACGCGGCCAGGAGGTATTCCCGCCAGGCGTCGTACATAGACGCTAGGTCGGGGTTGCCCAACTATCTGGCGCTAGAAGAGGATCTGAGCATTGGGCTGGCCGAGAGGTGGGGCGAGACGCTTGGGCTGATGGTGGTCAGGATCACCGACATCGTCGATCTGCTGGAGACGCTCGGTGCCGATGCCTCTGATGAACTGGTGTCGGCGATCGCCCAGCGCCTAGGTCGTGTGGTGGATGCTCGGGCCTGTATCTACCGGTTCAACGGTCCTGAATTGATGCTGCTACTTAGGAGTTCCGACCACGAGGTGCTCGAGAAGGTGGCGCAGGAAGTGCTGAGTGCCGGCGAAGAAAACCTGGTGATTCAGCAGATGCCAATGCGCGCGCAGTTGGTACTGGGGTATACCCTGTCGACGCCAGACACCCAAAATGCGCGGCAGCTGATTCATGAAGCGCGGGTAGCCATGTTTGAGGCTTCCAATCAGCAGCGGAGTTACAGCGCCTATGTGCCGGCCTACCGTAAGCGGACGATGCAGGCGATATGGCTGATCTCCCAGGTGCGTCACGGCCTGGAAGCCAATCAGTTTGAGCTCCATTTTCAGCCCAAGATTTCTCTGGCCGACAATACCGTTTGTGGCTGCGAGGGGCTGATTCGCTGGAGGCAGGAGGATGGCCAACTGATCTATCCTGGGCACTTCATGCCCAAGGTTGAGAAAACCACTTTGATCACGCCGGTAACGCGCTTTGTCACCGAGCAGGCGCTGACCATGGCGGCTAACGTGCCCGGCGGGGTCAGCATCAATGTGTCGGCGCGCAACCTGCTTGATAACGACTTCATCGAAATGCTGAGGATGTTGATCAGCAAGGAGGAGGTCCCTGCCTCGCGGCTGGAAGTCGAGATTACCGAGAGTGCCCTCATGGCTGACATCAAGGATGGTAGCAGGGCGATCCGTGCCATTCGTGACTTGGGCGTGGGGGTCAGTATCGATGACTTTGGCACCGGCTTTTCTTCCTTCCAGTATCTGCGCCATCTGCCTCTAAGCGGTCTAAAGCTCGATCGTGTTTTTGTCATGGATCTAGAAAGTGACGCCCATGCGCGAAAGTTGTTGGGTTGCATGATCGATATGGGCCATGCCCTTGGCTTGGTGGTGACGGCCGAAGGCGTGGAAACGCGCGGGCAGCACGATATTCTTGTCCAGCTGGGCTGCGATCAGGCTCAGGGGTTCCTGTATTCGCCGGCACTGGCTATCGGCGATTATGAGCGCTGGTGTGATGATTTTATGCACGGCGAGCGGTCGGCGTTGTCATTAGAGCTAGAATCCGGTAGAACCCTGTGA
- a CDS encoding potassium channel family protein, with protein MELTLLDALLAPGYFLVVLATLLTVVLCVLLHYEVSMALSRRMERSTRSQRQRFLTLIFGLLLTHIAEIWAFAAAMSLLLEIPSTGDVIGITAPRFLDFVYLSATNFTTLGYGDMVPTGPIRFVMGTEALTGFMLITWSASLTFLEMQKHWRTNHSD; from the coding sequence ATGGAGCTCACCTTGCTGGATGCTTTGCTTGCCCCTGGATACTTTTTGGTGGTGCTGGCGACCCTATTGACCGTCGTGCTATGTGTGCTGCTGCACTACGAGGTATCGATGGCCTTGAGCCGACGGATGGAGCGCTCCACCCGCTCGCAACGCCAGCGCTTCCTGACGCTGATCTTCGGCCTTCTTTTGACTCACATTGCCGAGATCTGGGCCTTCGCCGCCGCCATGAGCTTACTGCTGGAGATCCCCAGCACCGGCGACGTCATCGGTATCACCGCGCCGCGCTTCCTGGATTTCGTCTACCTCTCGGCGACCAACTTCACCACCCTGGGCTATGGCGACATGGTGCCCACCGGCCCCATCCGCTTCGTGATGGGCACGGAGGCACTGACCGGCTTCATGCTGATCACTTGGTCGGCATCACTGACGTTCCTGGAAATGCAGAAGCACTGGCGCACCAACCACAGCGATTAG
- a CDS encoding carbon-nitrogen hydrolase family protein, giving the protein MRIAIVQQPPVLLNREATLKLAVAAVEEASNHGADLVAFPEAFVPGYPIWIWRLRPGSDMALAETLHDRLLKNAVSLDGDDLAPLFDAARQHGVTVVCGISERDTDFSRATLYNSVVVIGPDGALINRHRKLMPTNPERMIWGFGDAAGLKVLDTPVGRIGTLVCWENYMPLARYALFAQGIEILISPTYDAGKKWLGTLEHIAREGGCWVVGCGLALRAADLPEDLPGRAELYPDPEEWINSGDSVVITPDGLIEVGPMHAEQGILYGEIDTSRVGLARRSLDVAGHYARPDVFQLKVNANRQSPVTFDHRQGEDDAAVDPLIGTP; this is encoded by the coding sequence ATGCGTATTGCTATCGTGCAGCAGCCGCCGGTGCTGCTGAACCGGGAGGCCACCCTGAAGCTTGCTGTAGCCGCCGTGGAGGAGGCTTCGAATCATGGAGCCGATCTGGTCGCTTTTCCCGAGGCTTTCGTGCCTGGCTATCCAATATGGATCTGGCGGCTGCGGCCAGGCAGCGACATGGCGCTTGCCGAAACCCTGCATGATCGGCTCTTGAAGAATGCGGTCAGTCTGGATGGCGATGATCTGGCACCACTCTTTGATGCGGCGCGTCAGCATGGCGTCACAGTCGTTTGTGGCATCAGCGAGCGAGATACCGACTTCTCTCGCGCAACCCTCTACAACAGCGTGGTGGTGATCGGCCCTGATGGCGCCCTGATCAATCGCCATCGCAAGCTGATGCCCACCAACCCCGAACGCATGATCTGGGGCTTTGGTGATGCTGCCGGGCTCAAGGTGCTCGACACGCCGGTTGGGCGCATCGGTACTCTGGTGTGCTGGGAAAACTACATGCCGCTGGCTCGCTACGCGCTTTTCGCGCAGGGCATCGAGATTCTTATCTCGCCCACTTATGATGCCGGCAAGAAATGGCTGGGCACGCTTGAGCATATCGCCCGGGAGGGCGGGTGCTGGGTAGTGGGCTGCGGTCTTGCGCTGCGCGCGGCGGACCTGCCCGAGGATCTGCCCGGGCGAGCCGAACTCTACCCGGATCCCGAGGAATGGATCAATTCGGGAGACTCGGTGGTGATCACGCCGGATGGGCTGATCGAGGTGGGGCCCATGCACGCCGAGCAGGGCATCCTCTATGGCGAGATAGACACCAGTCGGGTTGGCCTGGCACGCCGTAGCCTCGATGTGGCCGGCCACTATGCTCGACCGGATGTATTCCAGCTCAAGGTCAACGCGAACAGGCAGTCCCCGGTGACTTTCGATCATCGTCAAGGGGAAGACGACGCGGCGGTGGACCCACTAATCGGAACGCCCTAA
- a CDS encoding NYN domain-containing protein: MATPASDAPRVAVFVDVQNVYYTTRQAFGRHFDYHAFWARLTALGEVVIANAYAVDRGDARQRQFQDILRNIGFDVKLKPFIQRRDGSAKGDWDVGIALDAIEAAAHVDHVVLVSGDGDFDLLVSRMRERHGVSVDVYGVSALTADTLIQAATTFVAIDSDLLLGAPGAN; the protein is encoded by the coding sequence ATGGCCACACCAGCAAGCGACGCACCTCGCGTCGCCGTTTTCGTTGACGTGCAAAACGTCTACTACACCACTCGCCAAGCCTTCGGGCGCCACTTCGACTACCACGCCTTCTGGGCGCGACTCACCGCGCTCGGCGAGGTGGTAATCGCCAACGCCTATGCGGTGGATCGTGGCGATGCCCGACAGCGTCAGTTTCAGGACATCCTGCGCAACATCGGCTTCGACGTGAAGCTCAAACCCTTCATTCAGCGCCGGGATGGCTCTGCCAAGGGCGATTGGGACGTGGGTATTGCGCTCGATGCAATTGAGGCGGCCGCTCATGTCGATCATGTCGTGCTGGTGTCGGGTGACGGCGACTTCGATCTGCTGGTCAGCCGCATGCGCGAGCGTCACGGCGTAAGCGTCGATGTCTACGGCGTGTCAGCCTTGACGGCGGATACTCTGATTCAGGCCGCCACGACCTTCGTGGCCATCGATAGTGATCTGCTGTTGGGCGCTCCTGGAGCGAACTGA